In Trifolium pratense cultivar HEN17-A07 linkage group LG7, ARS_RC_1.1, whole genome shotgun sequence, a genomic segment contains:
- the LOC123894987 gene encoding fatty-acid-binding protein 3, chloroplastic yields MLAASTSLCFSPSTRFKKISNSTQSFNNIHSFSLFTPPSLHFSLYHNSKTQPPHFFPQPASSSSSFSAVNAEYIEEPATNVKFQTSLSFPGCSDSLALSGTGYREKVFAIIGVKVYAAGLYLNQSTISELNAWKGQSKDAIQGNSSLFKTIFQSPLEKLLQIILVRDVDGKTFWDALSDAISPRIAKPTNADETALTTFRSVFQDRPLKKGTFIFLTWLNPTKLLVSVSSTGVPSNIDATIESANVSYALFDVFLGDSPVSPSLKASVAESLSKVLK; encoded by the exons ATGTTGGCAGCTTCAACATCACTATGTTTTTCACCTTCCACCAGAttcaaaaaaatctcaaattcaaCTCAATCATTCAACAATATTCACTCTTTTTCACTATTCACACCCCCCTCTCTGCATTTCTCTCTCTACCACAACTCTAAAACACAACCCCCCCATTTCTTTCCACAACctgcttcttcttcatcttcattttctg CTGTGAATGCCGAATACATTGAGGAACCGgcaacaaatgtgaaatttcAGACATCTTTGAGTTTCCCGGGTTGCTCAGACTCATTAGCGTTGTCTGGAACTG GATACAGAGAAAAAGTTTTTGCGATTATTGGAGTCAAAGTCTATGCTGCAGGACTCTATCTAAACCAGTCTACAATAAGTGAATTGAATGCTTGGAAAGGGCAATCGAAAGATGCGATTCAAGGGAACTCTTCCTTGTTCAAGACCATTTTCCAAT CACCCCTCGAGAAATTGTTGCAAATTATTCTTGTGAGAGACGTTGACGGTAAAACTTTCTGGGATGCCTTAAGTGATGCCATATCACCAAGAATTGCAAAACCAACAAATGCAGATGAAACTGCATTGACCACTTTCCGTAGTGTCTTTCAAGATCGCCCCCTTAAGAAAGgaactttcatttttttgacTTGGTTGAACCCTACCAAATTGCtt GTTTCGGTTTCGTCAACGGGGGTTCCATCTAACATAGATGCAACGATTGAATCTGCTAATGTGAGTTATGCTCTTTTTGATGTATTCCTTGGAGATAGTCCTGTTTCTCCTTCTTTGAAAGCTTCAGTGGCTGAAAGCTTGTCAAAAGTACTCAAGTAA
- the LOC123894986 gene encoding receptor-like serine/threonine-protein kinase At1g78530, protein MRKSLVIAFSITICFIAFVISKIIISILLYKRWRKKHLIYEEGYGGGKMVIFRSSILKSLTADMVLKKTQKLNNKDIIGSGGYGVVYELKLNDSAAFAVKRLNRGTAERDKGFERELQAMADIKHRNVVTLHGYYTAPHYNLLIYELMPNGSLDTLLHGKSKNKKVLDWPTRHRIAVGAARGISYLHHDCIPHIIHRDIKSSNILLDQNMEARVSDFGLATLMEPNKTHVSTIVAGTFGYLAPEYFDTGRATVKGDVYSFGVVLLELLTGKKPSDETFMEEGTKLVTWVKSVVQEKKEELVLDSSLGSCPMHEVNKVFNIAMMCLEPDPLNRPTMAEVVNLLYKTQTDRLATES, encoded by the exons ATGAGGAAATCCCTAGTTATCGCCTTTTCGATAACTATATGCTTCATTGCCTTTGTGATATCCAAGATTATAATCTCAATCCTTCTCTACAAAAGATGGAGAAAAAAGCATTTGATTTATGAAGAAGGTTATGGAG GAGGGAAGATGGTGATATTTAGGTCTTCAATCCTTAAATCATTAACAGCTGATATGGTGTTGAAGAAGACACAGAAACTGAACAACAAGGACATTATTGGTTCTGGTGGTTATGGTGTAGTTTACGAACTAAAACTGAATGATTCCGCGGCCTTTGCTGTGAAAAGACTGAACCGCGGAACTGCAGAAAGAGATAAAGGTTTTGAGAGAGAGTTACAAGCAATGGCAGACATAAAACATCGCAATGTTGTGACTCTACATGGATATTACACTGCACCACACTACAATCTTCTCATTTATGAGTTAATGCCTAATGGAAGTTTGGATACCCTTTTGCATG GGAAATCAAAGAACAAGAAGGTTTTGGATTGGCCAACCAGACACAGAATAGCTGTAGGTGCGGCAAGAGGAATATCATACCTTCACCATGACTGTATCCCTCACATTATCCACAGAGACATCAAGTCAAGTAATATATTGTTGGATCAGAATATGGAAGCTCGAGTTTCGGATTTCGGATTAGCCACATTGATGGAACCAAACAAAACTCATGTTTCTACAATTGTTGCTGGCACTTTTGGATACTTGGCTCCAG AATATTTTGATACCGGAAGAGCAACAGTGAAAGGGGATGTTTATAGTTTTGGAGTTGTGTTACTTGAGCTTTTAACAGGAAAGAAACCAAGTGATGAAACATTTATGGAAGAGGGAACGAAACTTGTCACATGG GTGAAATCTGTAGTTCAAGAGAAGAAAGAGGAATTAGTTCTTGATAGTAGCTTAGGGTCATGTCCAATGCATGAGGTCAACAAGGTGTTCAACATTGCAATGATGTGTCTTGAACCAGACCCTTTGAATAGACCAACCATGGCCGAGGTTGTCAACTTGCTCTATAAAACACAAACAGATAGACTTGCTACAGAATCCTGA
- the LOC123894989 gene encoding solanesyl diphosphate synthase 1, chloroplastic: MMSVTSKSIDFFGKNNLVSCGCSSNASFHRYKVKNYAKVNSKGCGNGARKLVCCKKRNTPKYSVSSMETAEPTLNGGAQAIKKLAKGLNLKTYSETPISPNRLFEVVADDLQTLNKNLQSIVGAENPVLISAAEQIFSAGGKRMRPALVFLVSRATAELHGLEDLTVKHRRLAEIIEMIHTASLIHDDVLDESDLRRGKETVHQMFGTRVAVLAGDFMFAQSSWYLANLENIEVIKLISQVIKDFASGEIKQASSLFDCDVQLDEYLIKSYFKTASLIAASTKGAAVFSGADSSMTEKMYEYGKNLGLSFQVVDDILDFTQSQEQLGKPAGTDLAKGNLTAPVIFALEKEPKLRDIIESEFSEIGSLDEAIELVKSCGGIERAQELAKEKADLAIQNLQCLPQSVYRVALEDMVRYNLQRIA, translated from the exons ATGATGTCTGTCACTAGTAAAAGTAttgatttttttgggaaaaacaACTTGGTTTCTTGTGGTTGTTCTTCCAATGCTTCGTTTCATAGGTATAAGGTGAAGAATTATGCTAAGGTGAATTCTAAAGGGTGTGGAAATGGAGCTCGTAAATTGGTTTGTTGTAAGAAGAGGAACACTCCTAAATATAGTGTTTCTTCTATGGAGACTGCAGAGCCTACTTTGAATG GTGGAGCTCAAGCAATTAAAAAACTTGCAAAAGGATTGAACTTGAAGACTTATTCAGAAACCCCTATTTCACCTAATAGGTTGTTTGAAGTAGTAGCTGATGATCTTCAAACACTCAATAAAAATCTTCAATCT ATTGTAGGCGCAGAAAATCCAGTTTTAATATCTGCAGCTGAGCAGATCTTTAGTGCTGGTGGGAAGAGGATGAGACCAGCTCTCGTTTTCTTGGTGTCAAGGGCGACTGCAGAGCTACATGGCCTCGA GGATCTTACTGTAAAGCATCGACGTTTAGCTGAGATAATTGAAATGATTCATACTGCAAGTTTGATACATGATGATGTGTTAGATGAGAGTGACCTAAGGAGAG GAAAGGAAACTGTTCATCAAATGTTTGGAACAAGAGTGGCAGTGCTGGCTGGAGATTTCATGTTTGCACAGTCATCATGGTATCTCGCCAACCTTGAAAATATCGAAGTCATTAAACTTATCAGCCAG GTGATTAAAGATTTTGCCAGTGGAGAAATAAAGCAGGCTTCTAGCTTGTTTGATTGTGATGTTCAACTCGACGAGTATCTAATCAAAAGTTATTTTAAGACAGCATCCTTGATTGCTGCTAGTACAAAAGGAGCAGCGGTTTTCAGCGGTGCTGACAGCAGCATGACCGAGAAAATGTACGAATACGGGAAGAATCTCGGTCTATCCTTCCAAGTTGTGGACGACATATTAGATTTCACACAATCACAAGAGCAACTTGGAAAGCCTGCCGGCACTGACCTCGCCAAAGGTAACCTGACTGCTCCTGTAATATTCGCATTGGAGAAAGAACCGAAATTGAGGGATATCATTGAGTCTGAATTTAGCGAGATCGGTTCACTTGATGAGGCGATTGAGTTGGTCAAGAGTTGTGGCGGAATCGAAAGAGCACAAGAGTTGGCAAAAGAGAAAGCCGATCTTGCTATTCAAAATCTTCAATGCCTTCCTCAAAGTGTGTATCGAGTAGCTCTCGAGGATATGGTGAGATATAATCTTCAAAGGATTGCATAA
- the LOC123894988 gene encoding glucan endo-1,3-beta-glucosidase yields MAKVSLLFFLLFLSLTSGGNVNMVNGQNTWCVAKPSSDQATLLSNLNYACSQVDCKILEKGCPCSSPDNLINRASIAMNLYYQCRGKNHWNCDFRGSGLVVVTNPSYGNCIYA; encoded by the exons ATGGCTAAAGTGTCTCTTctctttttccttcttttcttaTCTCTCACATCAG GAGGGAATGTGAATATGGTTAATGGACAG AATACTTGGTGTGTGGCAAAACCATCATCAGATCAAGCAACACTTTTATCAAACCTCAATTATGCATGCTCTCAAGTTGATTGCAAAATTCTTGAAAAAGGATGCCCTTGCTCCAGTCCTGACAATCTCATCAACCGTGCTTCCATAGCCATGAATCTGTATTATCAATGTAGAGGAAAAAACCATTGGAATTGTGATTTCAGAGGATCTGGCCTAGTTGTTGTAACTAATCCAA GCTATGGTAATTGCATTTATGCATAG